From Daphnia pulicaria isolate SC F1-1A chromosome 11, SC_F0-13Bv2, whole genome shotgun sequence, the proteins below share one genomic window:
- the LOC124315981 gene encoding serine/threonine-protein kinase/endoribonuclease ire-1-like: MQVDRTGLLRDSFEGTWKGTWKDKKVAVKRIQIENVENNLGEEALQKLDHPNVVKLYHVESTSDFRIYALKLCQLSLSQLFHGNEDQKKYGEKMPPEKEVCLQLAMGLAHIHEKGFIYWDFKPQNVLIHPTGGKVLMKWADFGLSKPQNDRGSISTTEHNKRPDDWFAPEILIIKNNMDRTTPIRQEGTVMSDVFSTGLIFGYYLLKGRHPYGFNFNIPTNIIKNTPDNLTAIEEQQPMRAIIMDMLKNNPNERISSADVVTRIANIK; encoded by the exons ATGCAAGTTGATAGGACAGGGCTGTTACGGGATAGTTTCGAAGGGACATGGAAGGGCACGTGGAAGGACAAAAAAGTGGCCGTCAAGCGAATCCAAATCGAAAACGTTGAAAATAACCTAGGAGAAGAGGCTCTGCAAAAACTTGATCATCCGAATGTCGTCAAACTTTATCACGTTGAAAGCACCAGTGATTTCAG AATTTATGCGCTAAAACTTTGCCAATTATCACTGAGTCAACTATTCCACGGCAACGAGGACCAGAAAAAATATGGCGAGAAAATGCCgccagaaaaagaagtttgccTCCAGTTGGCCATGGGATTGGCACACATTCACGAAAAAGGATTCATTTACTGGGATTTCAAACCCCAAAATGTCTTAATTCATCCGACTGGAGGGAAAGTCTTGATGAAATGGGCCGATTTCGGACTCAGTAAACCACAAAACGACAGGGGAAGTATCTCGacgacagagcacaacaaACGGCCCGATGATTGGTTTGCCCCTGAAATattgataataaaaaacaatatgGATCGAACGACGCCCATACGTCAAGAAGGAACCGTCATGAGCGACGTCTTTTCCACAGGTCTCATTTTCGGCTATTATCTTTTGAAAGGGCGTCACCCATACGGCTTCAACTTCAATATCCCAACCAACATTATCAAGAATACGCCAGACAATCTGACAG CCATAGAAGAGCAACAACCCATGCGGGCTATCATCATGGACATGTTGAAGAACAATCCCAACGAGAGGATTTCATCGGCCGACGTCGTAACAAGAATCGCCAacattaaataa
- the LOC124315070 gene encoding uncharacterized protein LOC124315070 yields MGATGLPLIYSAVLLALCVSYIQGRVGFEKLSEMDYRGNTYYTIRNLSLYECQGWCREEPDCASASFSFVVNPLAPVQETVCLLQNETTGSNPTVNPQKAVSTYYMIKLNIRSENVCNRPWTFERVPNKMLRGLDNALIFTATKESCLAACLNEKRFVCRSAEYNYITTKCHLSEHDRRSVEDSIELVDAQGVDYFENLCLKAADGCRGVRQYAVPSIGVADDRVAHHAGVYFYVDKELLASNEAACQRACQVENEFLCRSYLFKESSAGLEYNCQLYHLDHFSLPDGPSTFLTTDRPLLDDGEPVGKFVENVCISPEGLGELTGGQEPVSGGLTGGTGGSGIGGSGGSGSGGIGGIGGSGSQGSGSGSGNVGDGSGIGGSGSGSGIGGSGSGSGIGGSGSGSGGSGSGSGGSGSPGTGGGSIGSGVSTPRPARPTRPGLNVGTELGTGSTGSTGSTGSGSGGSNTGLIGDGSGGISGGDQTGPTESDINCDRTGTCYDVGVHCRDTKIEVLVKTNRPFSGRVYALGRSETCNIDVQNSDSFRLDLTMNGGDCNTQSMSGMFTNTIVLQHHSVVMTKGDKIYKIKCTYDMSPRNVSFGMMPIRDPDMISITSAPAAPPPRIRILDPTGGDVETVRIGDRLIFRIEIPGNTPYGIFARSCLAMAKDSRSTFQIIDDDGCPTDPSIFPRFVPDGTALQSTYEAFRFTESYGVIFQCNVRYCLGPCEPANCQWGRDTIESWGRKRRSAEKVEKTEEDMTMSHEILVLDFGDEDTKFSHRQTATLPANFPNNSTYTVHEETVTVFNSTCPTKTSVLALAVTCALLLLLYICTVFYFLMRRWLGPDKSV; encoded by the exons ATGGGTGCGACCGGGTTACCGCTCATCTATTCGGCCGTCTTGCTGGCCCTCTGCGTCTCCTACATTCAAG gcCGAGTCGGGTTTGAGAAGCTGTCGGAAATGGACTACCGGGGCAACACTTACTACACCATCCGCAATTTATCCCTTTACGAATGCCAAGGATGGTGCCGGGAGGAACCCGATTGCGCCTCGGCGTCCTTCag TTTCGTGGTCAACCCGTTGGCGCCCGTCCAGGAGACCGTCTGTTTGCTCCAGAACGAGACGACCGGATCCAACCCGACCGTCAATCCGCAAAAGGCCGTGTCGACTTATTACATGATCAAGCTCAACATCAGATCGG aaaatgttTGCAACCGACCGTGGACTTTTGAGAGAGTGCCAAACAAAATGCTTCGTGGTTTGGACAACGCGCTCATCTTTACGGCCACCAAAGAGTCTTGCCTGGCCGCCTGCCTCAACGAG AAGCGATTCGTTTGCCGCTCGGCCGAGTACAATTACATCACCACCAAGTGCCACCTGAGCGAACACGATCGGCGATCGGTGGAGGACTCGATCGAATTGGTCGACGCCCAGGGAGTCGATTACTTTGAGAATCTCTGCTTGAAAG CCGCCGACGGATGTCGAGGAGTCCGCCAGTACGCCGTGCCGTCCATCGGCGTCGCTGACGATCGCGTCGCTCATCACGCCGGCGTCTATTTCTACGTCGACAAGGAATTATTg GCGAGCAATGAAGCGGCGTGTCAACGTGCCTGCCAAGTGGAGAACGAATTCCTCTGTCGCTCCTACCTGTTCAAGGAGAGCTCGGCCGGCCTGGAGTACAACTGCCAGCTGTACCATTTGGATCATTTCTCACTGCCGGATGGACCCAGCACTTTTCTCACCACCGACCGGCCGCTGCTCGACGACGGAGAACCTGTTGGCAAATTCGTCGAAAACGTTTGCATCA GTCCTGAAGGACTTGGTGAGCTCACCGGTGGACAGGAACCCGTCAGCGGCGGATTAACCGGTGGAACTGGTGGCAGTGGGATCGGGGGAAGCGGCGGAAGTGGATCAGGAGGAATTGGCGGAATTGGCGGAAGTGGAAGTCAAGGAAGCGGAAGTGGATCTGGAAATGTTGGCGACGGATCAGGAATCGGAGGAAGTGGGTCTGGATCTGGAATTGGTGGAAGCGGATCTGGATCTGGAATTGGCGGAAGCGGATCCGGCTCTGGCGGAAGTGGATCTGGAAGTGGCGGAAGTGGAAGTCCCGGAACTGGTGGTGGATCAATTGGAAGCGGCGTCAGCACGCCTCGGCCAGCCCGCCCTACTCGCCCAGGTCTTAACGTTGGAACCGAATTGGGAACTGGATCAACTGGATCAACTGGATCAACTGGCAGTGGGAGCGGCGGCAGTAACACTGGGCTCATTGGCGATGGATCAGGCGGAATCAGCGGAGGCGATCAAACCGGTCCTACTGAAAGTGACATCAACTGCGACCGTACTGGAACCTGTTACGATg TCGGAGTTCATTGTCGTGATACCAAGATCGAAGTTCTCGTTAAAACCAACCGGCCCTTTAGCGGTCGCGTTTACGCTCTCGGTCGCAGTGAAACTTGCAACATCGACGTCCAGAATAGCGACAGCTTCCGGTTGGACTTGACCATGAACGGCGGCGACTGTAACACCCAATCCATGTCGGGCATGTTCACCAACACCATCGTCCTCCAGCACCACAGCGTCGTCATGACTAAAGGCGACAAGATTTACAAGATTAAATGCACCTACGACATGTCGCCGCGCAACGTTTCCTTCGGCATGATGCCCATCAG AGATCCGGACATGATCAGCATCACTTCCGCACCGGCTGCACCACCTCCACGCATCCGCATTTTGGATCCCACCGGTGGCGATGTCGAAACTGTTCGTATCGGAGATCGACTCATTTTCCGCATTGAAATTCCCGGCAACA ctCCCTACGGCATTTTCGCTCGCAGCTGTCTTGCCATGGCCAAAGACTCCAGAAGTACCTTTCAGAtcatcgacgacgacgg TTGCCCAACTGATCCATCCATCTTCCCTCGCTTCGTTCCGGACGGAACTGCTCTGCAGAGCACCTACGAAGCTTTCCGCTTCACCGAGAGCTACGGTGTCATCTTCCAGTGCAACGTGCGATATTGTCTAGGACCTTGCGAACCG GCTAATTGCCAATGGGGAAGAGACACGATAGAATCCTGGGGACGTAAGCGCCGTAGTGccgagaaagttgaaaagaccGAAGAGGACATGACCATGTCGCACGAAATTCTCGTTCTTGACTTTGGAGATGAAGATACGAAATTCAGCCACCGACAGACTGCCACCTTGCCGGCCAATTTCCCCAACAACA GTACTTACACAGTGCATGAAGAGACGGTGACCGTATTCAACAGCACTTGCCCAACAAAGACGTCCGTCCTGGCGTTGGCCGTCACCTGCGCACTTCTCTTATTACTGTACATCTGCACCGTGTTCTACTTCCTCATGCGCCGCTGGTTGGGACCCGACAAGAGCGTCTAA